The following is a genomic window from Chryseobacterium ginsenosidimutans.
TCAATCCACACAACCGAAGCGACAACTTCTACTGTTACATTTCGTTAGATGGAATTAAAGCTATAATCATTTGGCTTGAAACTTTAAATTCCCGATATCAAAATCTAATAAAATTAAAACCATTTTCTAATATTCTTCGTATATATTCATGTAGATAAATTAGGGAACGCCCGATGATTCCGATAGAAAGTATCATTGATCAGGCGTGGTATTTAGTCCTAAATTTGCAATAAGAGTTTGCAGATTTTTAATCGAAGAAAGAATTAAAAATGAATAAAAAAATAAAAATGAAAAATATATTAATATTACTCGGAATGATTCTGGGGATAGCAGTTTTTGCTGCAAGTTGTGGAGATTCTAAAAAGAAATCAATACAGAATAACAAAGAAAATGAGACCATTATGGACAATAAAAATGTAAAAGAAGTTTATTTTGCAGGAGGATGTTTCTGGGGAACAGAACATTTTTTTCAACAGGTTCGCGGAGTTGTAGGTACGGAAGTCGGTTATGCTAACGGAAACAAAACAAATCCTACTTATGAGGAAGTTGTAAGTCATACAACCGGTTTTGCGGAAACAGTAAAAGTGAAATATGATCCTGAACAAGTAGATTTGAAACTTTTAATCGATTTATATTTTAAAACAATTGATCCTACAAGTTTAAACAAACAGGGAAATGACAGAGGAGATCAGTACAGAACAGGAATTTATTCTACGGATAAAGCTACGGAAGCTATTATAAAAGAAGAAGTTGCGAAATTGGCTAAAAACTATGACAAACCTGTCGTGGTAGAAGCAATTCCTTTGAAAAATTTCTACAAAGCGGAAGATTATCATCAGGATTATCTGGATAAAAATCCGGGAGGATATTGTCACATTGAGCCGGGACTTTTTGAAATGGCAAGAAATGCGAACCCACTTCCTAAGAAAGATACAAAAGAAATGAAGTACCAAAAACAGGATAAAGCAGCTTTGAAAGGGAAATTAACTGCAGAGCAATACAAAGTAACGCAGGAAAATGCAACGGAAATGCCTTACACTAATAAATATGACAAAGAATTTCGTGAAGGAATTTATGTGGATATTACAACAGGTGAACCGTTATTTATCTCAACTGATAAATTCGAATCTGGTTGTGGATGGCCAAGTTTTTCAAAACCGATTTCTAAAAAATTGGTTGACGAAAAAGTAGACAAATCAGCAGGAATGACAAGAGTAGAGGTAAGAAGTAAAACGGGAGATGCGCATTTGGGACATGTTTTCAATGACGGACCGGCAGATAAAGGAGGTTTACGTTATTGTATCAACAGCGCTTCGCTGAAGTTTGTGCCGAAAGCTGAAATGCAAAAAGAAGGTTACGGAGAATATATTTCTCTGTTAGATAAAAGATAAGTGTATTATTAAGTGAGGTGATTGAAGGACTGTCGAAAGGCAGTCTTTTTTGTTTAATTTAATTGAAATCTTTCTTTAATACTCAACATTGATATGTTTAAAAATAATAGAAATCCGAAAATGATGTAATAAG
Proteins encoded in this region:
- the msrB gene encoding peptide-methionine (R)-S-oxide reductase MsrB — translated: MKNILILLGMILGIAVFAASCGDSKKKSIQNNKENETIMDNKNVKEVYFAGGCFWGTEHFFQQVRGVVGTEVGYANGNKTNPTYEEVVSHTTGFAETVKVKYDPEQVDLKLLIDLYFKTIDPTSLNKQGNDRGDQYRTGIYSTDKATEAIIKEEVAKLAKNYDKPVVVEAIPLKNFYKAEDYHQDYLDKNPGGYCHIEPGLFEMARNANPLPKKDTKEMKYQKQDKAALKGKLTAEQYKVTQENATEMPYTNKYDKEFREGIYVDITTGEPLFISTDKFESGCGWPSFSKPISKKLVDEKVDKSAGMTRVEVRSKTGDAHLGHVFNDGPADKGGLRYCINSASLKFVPKAEMQKEGYGEYISLLDKR